CTACCGAGCTCTAAACTAAGGTTTCCAGACGGAGCGCATTACAGAATGGAAATTTCAGGTATAGAAAGACCATCAACGTTAGAAGCTATGATCGACGAAATGGATAAGCGCAAGATACCAGTGCACAGAATAATTTCTACAGTTATGGGCTCTACATTGCTTGATGAAAAAGAGCTTGCAAAATTTGCTCAACTTGCCAAAGACGCCAAGCTAGAAGTTATCATTACACCAGGCCCAAGAACCGCTTGGGATTTAGGAGCGCAGTTAAGAACTCCTGAAGGAGCTCTTTCAGGTATGCGTATAAGAGGCTCCGATAATTTATCTCATATAATTGCAGATATAAAGCGCTGTACAGATATTGGCTTTAGAGGCTTTCTAGTAATGGATGAGGGCTTGCTCTGGATATTGAACAACTTAAGAAAAGAAGGTATAATACCAAAAGATACTGTTTTTAAAGTGAGCATTCTCGCAGGCCATGCGAATGCAGCCGGTGCTAGAGTGCTAGAAACTTTGGGAGCAAATACATTCAACCCGGTTGGTGACTTAACACTTCCTATGTTCGCTAGTTTGAGGAAAGCTGTGACTATACCTATGGACGTGCATATCTTTTTATTCGATTCCTTCGGAGGCTTTAACCGCTTTTGGGAAGCTCCTGAGCTTGCAAGAATATGCTCGCCATGCTATTTCAAAATAGAGCCTGGCGTGAGTATGAGCGCTCTCTACAAGCCCTGGGTAAGTGAAAATGCGCTAGCTGAGCTTGCTAGAGAGAAAGTAAAATATGCAGAGATAATCAAAGAAATAATTGATAAGAACATGCCTGACTTAAAGCTTTCCCAGCGAGGTGCTAAAGATTTGGCGATTCCTAAGCCGTAATAAGAATTATGAAAGATATTTCGGGCGTTTACGCAGCGTTAGTCACGCCATTTGATAAAAAAGAAGCGCTCAATGAGCATGCTTTTAGAGAGCTTATTAATGCTGTGATTGGCAATCTAGATGGAATATTAGTCTGCGGCACGACCGGCGAATTCGAATATCTAAGTTTTGAAGAAAGGAAACGCATTTACGGTATTGCTAGAGAAGAAGTTAACAAAGGAAAACTTGCAATTGCCGGTACCGGCGCGCCTTCTACGAGACAGGTAATAGAGCTGACAAGATATGCAGAAGAAATAGGTATGGATGCTTGCTTGATTGTAGCACCTTACTTTATAAAGCCTTCTGATAAAGGTTTATATGAGCATTTCTATCAAATTTCTAGGGCTGTGGATTTGCCTATAATAATCTACAATATTCCTCAAACTACAGGTTATTACATTTCTAGAAGAGTTGTAGAAGATCTTGCAGAACTTGATAATATTATTGCAGTCAAAGATTCTTCAGGCAATCTTACCTATACTTTAGAGCTTTTAGAAAAAGTAAAATCAAAAATAAATATTTTAATTGGTCATGATGAGGTAGTATTACCTGCACTTGCAAGTGGCTGTAGCGGTATGATTTTGGGCAGTGCACAGGTATTTCCTGAAATATGGCAAGCTTTGTATAAATCTTTAAAAGATGGTAATTTAGCACTTGCGCAGGAGCTGCAATTAAAAGTACAAAAGTTGACAAGAATATTTTGCAGATATGGCAACATGGTACCAATAAAATACGCTTTGAGATTACTTGGGTTAAATGTAGGTAGAGCGAGAACGCCTCTAAAAGAGGGCGGAGTTATTTTGCACGAGGATAGAGAGGAGATAAAATTAGAGCTTGAGAAAATTGGCAAGCTAAAAATAGAAGAGTTAATTATTGAAGGAGAAAAAATACCGCTAGAAGAAAGATTTAAAGAGCTTGGCGTGTCAAGTGATATAATTCGGAATTATAAATTATTTGCAGGCACTGGAGCTGCAGGAGCTGGTAGAGAAAGAGTAGCGGTTGATATTTTGGCAGGTAAAAAAAACTCGCCTTTAGCTAGAGCTTTTGCTAAACAATTTCTTTATCTTAGAAAAGGTTATGAAGCCTTACCTGCAATTTTAGAGCCTAACCTTTCAGTCAAGCCCTCCACATTGATTATCCCCGCTGTAGAGCTTAGAAATCTTAGGCAGGCTAATATTATCTACGGCCCTTGCCAAAGCGCTATCGCAAAAGCAGTAATAGATAGTGTGGAAGATTCCATAATTGAGCAAGCTGAAATTGATGATTATATTATGCTTGCGAAAGTATTTGTCCAGCCTAACGCGCTAGACAGAAAAATTTTGTATCATAATTTTTATCTGGCTGCGAAGCAAGCGATTGAGAATGCGTTCAAATTAAAACTATGAAGAAACTATCTTGGCTTAAAGGTATATTTCCTGCGCTAGTAACGCCTTTCAAATCAAATGAAGATTTAGATGAAGAAGCGCTTAGAAAGTTAGTTAATTATCTGATGAAAGATGTGAACGGCTTCGTTGCTACCGGCACTACTGGCGAATTTGTATATTTAAGTGAAGAGGAGAGAATGAAGGTAATAGAATGGGTAGTTGATGAGGTTGCCAATAAAAAGCCTGTAATTGCTGGCACAGGCGCTAGTTCTACAAAACAAACAATTGAGCTAACAAAGTATGCAAAGGACGTTGGTGCTAAAGCTGCACTTGTTGTTACTCCTTACTATTTCAATTCTTCTTATAAAGAAATTTACGAACATTACGAAAAGCTGAATGAGCTCGATTTCCCTATCATACTCTACAACCTACCCCAAGCTACTGGAGTGAATAAAGAATGGTGGACTGTAGAAGGTTTAGCAGAGCTGGAAAATATTGTGGGAATAAAAGATTCAAGCGGTAATTTTCCGTTCTTGGCTTCGTTATTTGAGAAAGTAGGCAATAAAATCTCCATAGTATGCGGCTACGATGAAATAGGCATGGCTGCATTAGCAAGCGGTGCAGATGCTCTCATTTTGGCTAGCGCTAATTTAATTCCAGACGTATGGCAAGATATCTACAAAGCTGTTCAGCGCAAGGATTTGGAGAAGGCTCGTGCGTTGCAACAAAGAATCCAGAAATTAGTTAGAATTATATGCAGAACCTGTGCTCATGAAGCTGTAAAGAGCGGTCTTGAGATTATTGGTATTGAAGTAGGTAAATCGCGCAGGCCAACAATGCCTGGCGATGCCTTTAGAAAAGAAGATTTAGAGGAGTTAAGAATAGAGCTTGAGAATTTAGGTAAAATCAAAGCTCGAGAGATAAAATACGGGCTAAAAGATAAGATTATCAAGACAAAATTTCCAGCTATTACTCAACATGAAAAAANNNNNNNNNNNNNNNNNNNNNNNNNNNNNNNNNNNNNNNNNNNNNNNNNNNNNNNNNNNNNNNNNNNNNNNNNNNNNNNNNNNNNNNNNNNNNNNNNNGGCTAAAAGATAAGATTATCAAGACAAAATTTCCAGCTATTACTCAACATGAAAAAATAAAATTTTCTGAGCTGAAGGTCGGCGAAGGTTTTGCATCTCCTCCTATTTTCGAGCTTGCGCATATAGACCTTTTATTGGATTGTAAAGGTAGCGCATTAGAGCTTGCAATTCAAGAATCTTTAAAAGAGGCCAAAGAAAAGCTAAGAATTATCAATAAAGAGCCTCTCACTTTTTTAGTCCCCACAGTAACAATTCGTACTAAGTCGCAAGAAGAGCTTGTTTATAACTACGCAGCTGAAGGTGTTAATAAAGCAATCGATGCAAGTATAAAAGATGGACTGTTGCCAAAAGAGCTTTGTAAAGAGCTTGTGATTCTGGTAAACGCCTTTGTGCATCCTTCTGCAGTAAATAAGAAAAGAGTTGTTTTGAATAATTACAAAGCTATGCGATACGCGCTGAGAAAAGCAATAGAAGGAAGACCAACATTAGAAGAGCTGTTCTACGAGAAAGAGTCTGCACGGCATCCTTTTAGGTACACGCCTTGAAGCTTTTTAATAGTAAGATTCAAAACATGATAGCCAAGCAAACGATAGCGCTCATTACACTTTCACCGATAGTCAGACCGGTGCACATCGCATAGGTATTTACAAGTTTTAACGATTTTTCTTCTGGCTTGAGCTTTGGTAATCTCTTTTCCCATAAGAACCTAACGGAGCCGCCAAGGAGTAGTGGTAAAGTAATACCTAACGGGAAATACATCCCTAGTGCAAAAGCAGTCCCTCTTCCAGTGACAACTTCTGCTACAACACCTATAGCTATACCTACAAGTAACAGCCAGTAGTTTACATGGAATCCAAGTAAAGCGTTAGTAATGGCTGCAAGTGCATTTGCTTGCGGGGCTAAAAGATCAAGCTCTTTAAGATTTAATGCAAGGATTGATATGAAAACACCTGCAAGAACAGTACCTGGCAAAATGCCTATAAGCTGTGCTTTAATCAAGTTTTTCGGCTGGTTACCTACGTATAAACCAAGTTTAAAATCATAAAACAGGTTTGCGCTCACAACTGTACTTGCACAGAATGCGGTCACGGCAAGTATTCCCAAAACTGCAGTAGTATTTGGAT
The sequence above is a segment of the Candidatus Thermoplasmatota archaeon genome. Coding sequences within it:
- a CDS encoding formaldehyde-activating enzyme, whose translation is LKDKIIKTKFPAITQHEKIKFSELKVGEGFASPPIFELAHIDLLLDCKGSALELAIQESLKEAKEKLRIINKEPLTFLVPTVTIRTKSQEELVYNYAAEGVNKAIDASIKDGLLPKELCKELVILVNAFVHPSAVNKKRVVLNNYKAMRYALRKAIEGRPTLEELFYEKESARHPFRYTP
- the dapA gene encoding 4-hydroxy-tetrahydrodipicolinate synthase, translated to MKDISGVYAALVTPFDKKEALNEHAFRELINAVIGNLDGILVCGTTGEFEYLSFEERKRIYGIAREEVNKGKLAIAGTGAPSTRQVIELTRYAEEIGMDACLIVAPYFIKPSDKGLYEHFYQISRAVDLPIIIYNIPQTTGYYISRRVVEDLAELDNIIAVKDSSGNLTYTLELLEKVKSKINILIGHDEVVLPALASGCSGMILGSAQVFPEIWQALYKSLKDGNLALAQELQLKVQKLTRIFCRYGNMVPIKYALRLLGLNVGRARTPLKEGGVILHEDREEIKLELEKIGKLKIEELIIEGEKIPLEERFKELGVSSDIIRNYKLFAGTGAAGAGRERVAVDILAGKKNSPLARAFAKQFLYLRKGYEALPAILEPNLSVKPSTLIIPAVELRNLRQANIIYGPCQSAIAKAVIDSVEDSIIEQAEIDDYIMLAKVFVQPNALDRKILYHNFYLAAKQAIENAFKLKL
- the dapA gene encoding 4-hydroxy-tetrahydrodipicolinate synthase, encoding MKKLSWLKGIFPALVTPFKSNEDLDEEALRKLVNYLMKDVNGFVATGTTGEFVYLSEEERMKVIEWVVDEVANKKPVIAGTGASSTKQTIELTKYAKDVGAKAALVVTPYYFNSSYKEIYEHYEKLNELDFPIILYNLPQATGVNKEWWTVEGLAELENIVGIKDSSGNFPFLASLFEKVGNKISIVCGYDEIGMAALASGADALILASANLIPDVWQDIYKAVQRKDLEKARALQQRIQKLVRIICRTCAHEAVKSGLEIIGIEVGKSRRPTMPGDAFRKEDLEELRIELENLGKIKAREIKYGLKDKIIKTKFPAITQHEK